A single Triticum dicoccoides isolate Atlit2015 ecotype Zavitan chromosome 2A, WEW_v2.0, whole genome shotgun sequence DNA region contains:
- the LOC119359484 gene encoding uncharacterized protein LOC119359484 has product MHPEPIALYGGEAMDLAGASKPDEEVAAYQSSEAKQARLQSMVAALLDDPILADLLRKPPLADVDTLINLELGTTMRVTVVKLDNTSFGIIWPSSNPMHIFVQITYREFIPHLNSCSSCRWGD; this is encoded by the coding sequence atgcatcctgagccaaTCGCGCTCTACGGCGGAGAGGCGATGGATTTAGCAGGCGCCTCGAAGCCCGATGAGGAGGTGGCTGCCTACCAGAGCAGCGAGGCCAAGCAGGCGAGGCTGCAGTCCATGGTCGCGGCGCTCCTCGACGACCCCATTCTAGCCGACCTCCTGAGGAAGCCCCCGCTGGCGGACGTGGACACGCTCATCAACCTCGAGCTCGGCACCACCATGAGGGTGACCGTCGTCAAGCTGGATAACACCTCGTTTGGTATAATATGGCCCTCTTCGAACCCCATGCACATTTTTGTCCAAATCACTTACCGTGAGTTTATCCCACATCTCAATTCGTGTTCCTCTTGTCGTTGGGGTGACTGA